Proteins encoded together in one Quercus lobata isolate SW786 chromosome 3, ValleyOak3.0 Primary Assembly, whole genome shotgun sequence window:
- the LOC115981241 gene encoding wall-associated receptor kinase-like 14: MIPFRIIVSIFIIVFPIPTRAQSKGACNSSCGSGGKTFTVQYPFGFSDSCPIRLNCTSKNNVSESEIHLGQFPVSSITSKSIFLNLRDECDRPIKTIEPLFYHPNYSPTVQNSLLLKNCNKTQPSDCVFSTSLLQFNSKTCNSSSKSGDNVSCFSQQSVVGNKKQQKFLDLQAVHNTTCKSVFSSIFVESDGNGLALSYQFHMLELRWWLKGTCSSNSTSICSNNSNCLDVMSDDGGFLGFLCSCNNGFRGDGYNGGEGCRKTSTAIPS; encoded by the exons ATGATTCCCTTTCGAATCATTGTctcaattttcataattgtgTTTCCAATTCCAACTAGAGCCCAAAGCAAAGGCGCGTGCAATTCTTCATGCGGCAGTGGAGGTAAAACCTTTACCGTACAGTATCCATTCGGGTTCTCGGACTCGTGCCCGATCCGATTGAACTGCACCAGCAAAAACAACGTCTCCGAGTCCGAAATCCATCTCGGACAATTCCCAGTCTCATCCATAACCTCAAAAAGCATCTTCCTCAATCTCCGGGATGAATGTGACCGTCCGATCAAAACAATCGAACCGCTCTTCTATCACCCCAACTACTCGCCGACGGTGCAGAACAGCCTCCTCCTCAAGAACTGCAACAAAACCCAGCCAAGCGACTGCGTTTTTTCCACCAGTTTACTCCAGTTCAATTCGAAGACCTGCAACTCGAGCTCGAAAAGTGGCGACAACGTAAGCTGCTTTTCGCAACAGAGTGTAGTAGGGAACAAGAAGCAGCAGAAGTTTTTGGACCTCCAGGCTGTCCATAACACAACCTGCAAATCCGTGTTCTCTTCCATCTTTGTTGAGTCCGATGGAAATGGTTTGGCGCTCTCGTACCAGTTTCACATGCTCGAGTTGCGGTGGTGGTTGAAAGGGACCTGTAGCTCTAACTCTACTTCTATTTGCTCCAATAATTCGAACTGTTTGGATGTTATGAGCGACGACGGCGGATTTCTAGGGTTCCTGTGCAGCTGTAATAATGGGTTTCGCGGTGATGGATACAACGGCGGCGAGGGTTGCCGAAAAA CTTCAACAGCTATACCTTCATAA
- the LOC115981240 gene encoding PR5-like receptor kinase, whose translation MTNSFKDKLGQGGYGGVYKGKLQDGCFVAVKVLKESKGNGEEFINEVASISRTSHVNVVTLMGFCFEESKRALIYEFMPNGSLEKFIYKENPSNVDHQLGWETLYKIAVGIARGLEYLHRGCNTRILHFDIKPQNILLDENFCPKISDFGLAKICPREESVISMLGARGTAGYIAPEVFCRNIGGVSHKSDVYSYGMMVLEMIGGRKNIDVSVDRVSEIYFPHWIYKRIELDEELGLQGLISKEDEEIAKKMIIVSLWCIQTDPSSRPSISKVVDMLEGSLDSLQISPKPFLSSPPRTTVDSSTATVSL comes from the coding sequence atgactaACTCCTTTAAGGATAAATTAGGACAAGGGGGCTATGGTGGTGTATACAAGGGAAAGTTACAAGATGGTTGTTTTGTGGCTGTGAAGGTTTTGAAAGAATCAAAGGGCAATGGAGAGGAATTCATTAACGAGGTTGCAAGCATTAGTAGGACGTCCCATGTTAACGTTGTCACTCTTATGGGTTTTTGCTTTGAAGAATCTAAAAGAGCTCTCATTTATGAGTTTATGCCAAATGGATCTCtagaaaaattcatatataaagaaaatccCTCAAATGTTGACCATCAATTGGGGTGGGAAACATTATACAAGATTGCAGTTGGCATTGCTCGAGGATTAGAGTACTTACATAGAGGTTGCAACACACGAATCTTGCATTTTGACATAAAGCCTCAGAACAttcttttggatgaaaactTTTGTCCAAAGATTTCTGATTTTGGCCTTGCAAAAATATGCCCTAGAGAAGAGAGTGTCATATCAATGTTGGGAGCAAGAGGAACTGCAGGATATATAGCTCCAGAAGTATTTTGTAGAAATATTGGTGGGGTCTCCCATAAGTCAGATGTCTACAGCTATGGAATGATGGTTTTAGAAATGATTGGGGGACGAAAGAATATTGATGTTAGTGTTGATCGTGTCAGTGAAATATATTTTCCACACTGGATTTACAAGCGCATTGAACTTGATGAAGAATTAGGACTGCAAGGCCTCATTAGCAAAGAGGATGAAGAAATTGCAAAGAAGATGATAATAGTGAGTTTGTGGTGTATACAGACTGATCCCTCAAGCCGACCATCAATTAGTAAAGTGGTGGATATGTTGGAAGGAAGCCTCGACTCCTTGCAAATTTCTCCCAAGCCTTTCTTGTCTTCCCCACCAAGAACTACTGTAGATTCTTCTACTGCAACTGTGTCATTATGA